A region from the Marinobacter sp. SS13-12 genome encodes:
- a CDS encoding DUF411 domain-containing protein, which translates to MKKHMLALGLIATVGLNGQLQAEEGLKDIHVYKSPTCGCCTDWVDHLKDNGFKVEVTETNDMNPIKIDAGLTPALASCHTAFIGDYVIEGHVPANDIHRLIAEAPKAKGVSVPGMPAGSPGMEMGDRKDHYQVLMFNESGQTRVFAEHN; encoded by the coding sequence ATGAAAAAACACATGCTGGCCCTGGGCCTCATCGCCACCGTCGGTTTGAACGGCCAATTGCAAGCCGAAGAGGGGCTCAAAGACATTCATGTCTACAAGTCACCGACCTGCGGCTGTTGCACCGACTGGGTAGATCACCTGAAGGACAACGGTTTCAAGGTGGAAGTGACTGAAACCAACGATATGAACCCCATCAAGATCGACGCCGGCCTGACACCAGCACTGGCCAGTTGCCACACGGCATTTATCGGTGACTACGTGATCGAAGGCCATGTTCCGGCCAACGACATTCATCGACTGATTGCCGAGGCACCGAAGGCAAAAGGCGTGTCGGTACCGGGAATGCCGGCGGGATCACCGGGTATGGAAATGGGTGACCGCAAGGATCATTACCAGGTGCTGATGTTCAACGAAAGCGGCCAGACCCGGGTTTTCGCAGAACACAACTAG
- the folE gene encoding GTP cyclohydrolase I FolE — MTNKLDDLASHFQQIIAGLGEDPGREGLQNTPLRAAKAMQFLTQGYRQSLADLVNDAVFESAMDEMVVVQDIELYSMCEHHMLPFIGKCHIAYLPQGKVLGLSKFARIVDMYARRLQIQENLTREIAEAVEMVTGAKGVAVVIEAQHMCMMMRGVEKQNSRMKTSMMLGQFRKSQATRTEFLTLIRDR; from the coding sequence ATGACCAACAAGCTTGACGACCTGGCCAGCCATTTCCAGCAGATTATCGCCGGCCTGGGTGAAGATCCCGGCCGCGAGGGCCTGCAAAACACACCGCTGAGGGCAGCAAAGGCGATGCAGTTTCTCACCCAGGGATACAGGCAAAGCCTTGCGGACCTGGTCAACGATGCCGTTTTCGAGTCCGCCATGGATGAAATGGTGGTGGTTCAGGACATCGAGCTTTACAGCATGTGTGAGCACCACATGCTGCCGTTTATCGGGAAGTGCCACATTGCCTACCTGCCTCAGGGCAAGGTGCTGGGGCTGTCCAAATTCGCGCGCATTGTTGACATGTATGCCCGGCGGCTTCAGATCCAGGAGAATCTGACCCGTGAAATTGCCGAGGCCGTGGAAATGGTCACCGGTGCCAAGGGCGTCGCTGTGGTTATCGAGGCCCAGCACATGTGCATGATGATGCGTGGTGTGGAAAAGCAGAACTCCCGCATGAAGACGTCGATGATGCTGGGCCAGTTCCGGAAGTCACAGGCCACACGGACTGAATTCCTCACGCTGATTCGGGATCGCTGA
- a CDS encoding VacB/RNase II family 3'-5' exoribonuclease has product MLNADALSQLRQLKSDIEENKVVFPGTVKATNGRFGFVALDEGRDVFLPPEEMQKVLPGDRVTVAEQEGDKGKTQGVVDELLETNLDTFVGRYLVRGKGHFVVPETPGINRWIFIPPKERQNAEPDDYIYCRIHKHPIKDGKGQAKILKVIGKAGEAGIERSFTVATFNLPDAWPEAVSKQAEALDESVIEARGEGREDRTDQPYVTIDSPGTQDMDDALLAEPNATGWRLSIAIADPTAVVEPGSPAEQEAFRRATAIYFPGEPLPMLPDTLSTRLCSLMPDVKRLALVCDLQVNNDGSLGEYSFHQAVIRSHGKLSYELVSNLIEGREADDVKALPDTVSNSLDQLHQVAMSLRKWRSEHALVNGDRPEFRLRLDENRRVRLIEPSVQNEAHRLVEECMIAANRCAADFLGQQDKGLFIQHPGLRDDRADNIRALLEGYAPDLAGVDATSAEGFRDLMKQTEGLDAEVPVKAIISRQLARAELSFTPAPHQGMGLAAYTTFTSPLRKFSDFHVHRLIKSILWQEPLSDLSDEQLAELQLTQFRARQAANSLESWLKSDFARTLGEDAMTGVISRTTPSGFFVRLDANGLEGFVSCKTLEGKFSFDPVTLRLVHNKNGRTFQLEQPATVTFAGVDDERKQILFKLVEPSADASASGSGPDSKDDA; this is encoded by the coding sequence ATGCTCAACGCCGACGCCCTCAGCCAGTTGCGCCAGCTGAAGTCCGATATTGAAGAAAACAAGGTGGTGTTTCCCGGCACTGTCAAAGCCACCAACGGGCGTTTCGGCTTTGTAGCACTGGATGAAGGCCGGGATGTCTTCCTGCCGCCGGAAGAGATGCAGAAAGTTCTGCCGGGCGACCGGGTTACCGTTGCCGAGCAGGAAGGCGACAAGGGCAAGACCCAGGGCGTGGTGGACGAACTGCTGGAAACCAACCTGGACACCTTCGTGGGCCGCTACCTGGTGAGAGGCAAGGGGCACTTCGTGGTGCCGGAAACACCGGGCATCAACCGCTGGATTTTCATCCCGCCGAAAGAGCGCCAGAACGCCGAGCCCGATGACTACATCTACTGCCGCATCCACAAACACCCGATCAAGGACGGCAAGGGCCAGGCCAAGATCCTGAAAGTAATCGGCAAGGCCGGCGAGGCCGGCATCGAGCGCTCCTTCACGGTTGCCACCTTCAACCTGCCGGATGCCTGGCCGGAAGCTGTCAGCAAACAGGCCGAGGCGCTGGACGAATCGGTCATCGAAGCCAGGGGTGAGGGCCGTGAAGACCGCACCGATCAGCCCTATGTTACCATCGACAGCCCCGGCACCCAGGACATGGACGACGCCCTGCTGGCCGAACCCAACGCTACCGGCTGGAGACTGTCTATTGCCATCGCCGACCCCACCGCGGTCGTTGAGCCAGGCAGCCCGGCGGAGCAGGAAGCCTTCCGCCGCGCCACCGCGATCTACTTCCCTGGTGAGCCGCTGCCGATGCTGCCGGACACCCTCAGCACCCGCCTGTGCTCGTTGATGCCGGATGTAAAGCGCCTTGCCCTGGTCTGTGATCTTCAGGTCAACAACGATGGCAGCCTGGGCGAGTACAGCTTTCACCAGGCGGTGATCCGCTCCCACGGCAAGCTCAGTTACGAACTGGTGTCCAACCTGATCGAAGGCCGTGAAGCCGATGACGTCAAGGCGTTACCGGACACCGTTTCCAACAGCCTTGATCAGCTCCATCAGGTTGCCATGTCCCTGCGCAAATGGCGCAGTGAACACGCGCTGGTGAACGGCGACCGCCCGGAGTTCCGTCTGCGCCTGGATGAAAACCGCCGGGTACGCCTGATTGAGCCTTCCGTGCAGAACGAGGCCCATCGGCTGGTGGAGGAGTGCATGATTGCAGCCAATCGCTGCGCGGCGGACTTCCTGGGCCAGCAGGACAAGGGCCTGTTCATCCAGCATCCCGGCTTACGTGACGACCGCGCCGATAACATTCGGGCGCTGCTGGAAGGCTATGCGCCTGATCTCGCCGGGGTGGACGCCACCAGCGCCGAAGGTTTCCGCGACCTGATGAAACAGACCGAAGGGCTGGACGCGGAAGTGCCGGTCAAGGCCATCATTTCCCGCCAGCTCGCCCGTGCCGAGCTGTCGTTTACCCCCGCGCCCCACCAGGGCATGGGGCTGGCCGCCTACACCACCTTTACCTCACCGCTGCGCAAGTTCAGCGACTTTCACGTGCACCGGCTGATCAAGTCGATCCTGTGGCAGGAGCCACTGAGCGATCTGAGTGACGAACAACTGGCCGAACTGCAACTGACCCAGTTCCGGGCGCGGCAGGCCGCCAACAGTCTTGAGAGCTGGCTGAAGAGTGATTTTGCCCGGACCCTGGGCGAGGACGCGATGACAGGAGTCATCAGCCGCACAACCCCCTCGGGCTTTTTCGTCAGGCTCGACGCCAACGGGCTGGAAGGATTCGTCAGCTGCAAGACCCTGGAAGGCAAGTTCAGCTTCGACCCGGTCACCCTGCGGCTGGTTCACAACAAGAATGGCCGAACCTTCCAGCTTGAGCAGCCCGCGACCGTCACCTTTGCCGGCGTGGATGACGAGCGCAAACAGATCCTGTTCAAACTGGTGGAACCGTCAGCCGACGCTTCCGCTTCAGGCAGCGGGCCTGACAGCAAAGACGACGCTTGA
- a CDS encoding HD-GYP domain-containing protein, which translates to MSNIQRVRLPVDLLTAGMRVVKLDRPWTEVPVLFQGFTIENTDQARILRQYCEWVLVEGEEKVLSEALDKVMLHKQRTSIPMPETRTLAEEMPRAREAWSKTQTFVERVTRDIEQGNDLNLQDARPVIRDCVESIKANASAMFWMNRIKSRDAYTAEHCLRVAIFTVAFARFLGMPDEDLEIAGMCGLLHDLGKLKVPPEILNKPGALSREEFAIMQKHTTFGYELLRADTTLDPIIRDVTRHHHERVDGSGYPQQLQEWQISRFARLVSIVDAFDAMTSDRCYRDGIPASDAIRILYRNRGRQFDADMVEAFIRMIGIYPPGTLVELTTGEVALIVAVHPGKKLKPRVEVLLDTEKKAVTPRTIDLANPTPGERPEIIRPLPDGAFGISLQARIQQLVTDHRVYPS; encoded by the coding sequence ATGTCCAACATTCAGCGGGTCCGGCTGCCGGTCGACCTGCTCACCGCCGGAATGCGTGTGGTCAAACTGGACCGCCCCTGGACAGAAGTTCCCGTGTTGTTCCAGGGCTTTACCATCGAAAACACCGATCAGGCCCGTATCCTTCGCCAGTACTGTGAATGGGTGCTGGTCGAAGGCGAGGAAAAGGTATTGTCCGAGGCATTGGACAAGGTCATGTTGCACAAGCAGCGTACCTCCATCCCGATGCCTGAAACCCGGACGTTGGCGGAGGAAATGCCGCGCGCCCGCGAGGCATGGAGCAAAACACAAACGTTTGTGGAACGGGTGACCCGTGACATCGAGCAGGGCAATGACCTGAACCTGCAGGATGCCCGCCCCGTCATCCGTGATTGCGTTGAAAGCATCAAGGCCAATGCCAGCGCGATGTTCTGGATGAACCGCATCAAGTCCCGGGACGCATACACAGCCGAGCACTGCCTGCGCGTTGCCATTTTTACCGTGGCATTTGCCCGTTTTCTGGGCATGCCGGACGAAGACCTGGAAATTGCCGGCATGTGTGGCCTGCTTCACGATCTCGGCAAACTGAAAGTCCCACCAGAGATACTCAACAAGCCGGGTGCGCTTAGCCGCGAAGAGTTCGCGATCATGCAGAAACACACCACCTTCGGCTATGAGCTGTTACGCGCAGACACCACGCTCGACCCGATCATTCGCGATGTCACCCGCCATCATCACGAACGCGTCGACGGCTCTGGCTACCCGCAACAACTGCAGGAGTGGCAGATCAGCCGCTTCGCTCGCCTGGTGTCGATTGTCGACGCCTTTGATGCAATGACCAGCGACCGTTGCTACCGGGACGGCATTCCCGCTTCTGACGCCATCCGCATTTTGTACCGGAACCGTGGCAGGCAGTTTGATGCCGACATGGTGGAAGCGTTTATCCGCATGATTGGTATATACCCGCCGGGAACCCTGGTAGAGCTCACCACCGGAGAAGTAGCCTTGATTGTTGCCGTACATCCTGGCAAGAAGCTCAAACCCAGGGTTGAAGTACTTCTGGATACCGAGAAAAAAGCAGTTACGCCGAGAACGATTGACCTGGCGAATCCGACGCCGGGGGAACGTCCTGAAATCATCCGCCCACTACCGGATGGCGCTTTCGGGATATCATTACAGGCGCGGATCCAACAATTAGTAACAGATCATCGCGTTTATCCCTCATAA
- a CDS encoding EAL domain-containing protein, with protein MDKPASALTLLVRGLLNPAFPALIFLIFLGIALILQYGIEQQDRTQIQANLNNEASSMANRLEREFLVHAEAINRMAKRFEATPNVSREVWEQDARNYLSDFGVYQAIEWIDRNYTVRWLEPYEGNEEAIGYNVAFSPDRLASLQEAQATGNLDISGVIDLKQGGKGMVIYAPIFSSEANNGFIAGVFRMETLARHLVTSRTLDSFRIDIRDGGKPAYELNGSTNTDPGFSRTLDIDLPTIDWTLTVTPSVSWVEDQRSNWPFVTFIIMLCMGVLTSLTTLLVQQILKRNQALLKTRRELDAEISQRQAVQQDLARLETTDTLTGLANRRFFMEDLTHTLSIADRQMRQVALVMIDLDRFQMLNDSLGHQFGDELLIKVSERLNALSDERIMVAYSGGDEFMICQQHLEDIDDVINLLGQIKQCFEAPFDVQGERHGITATMGVAVYPQSGLDADTLMRNADVALYRAKEQGRNTYQFYTEGMQDREVMRLELDKDLDHALANDEFVLYFQPQLDLNDSSINSVEALIRWQHPRRGLLPPIDFIPLAEESGRITDIGRWVVRAACRQLAKWQNGPYANLRIAVNLSGRELDDESIVDHIQETLESHGVPADRLEVELTEEIFIQNIEHNLNQLSKLHKLGVHLAIDDFGVGYSSLGYLRDFPVDLLKIDRSFITDVTERHDDAVITRAVINLAHNLGIQVVAEGVETREQLNFLKNHRCDLIQGYLISRPIPAAELEKALSSGVLNVDTPVGT; from the coding sequence GTGGACAAACCTGCATCAGCGCTAACCCTGCTTGTCAGGGGATTGCTGAACCCGGCGTTTCCAGCGCTGATTTTTCTGATTTTCCTGGGTATTGCCCTGATTCTTCAGTATGGCATTGAACAGCAGGATCGCACGCAGATTCAGGCCAACCTGAACAACGAAGCCAGCTCCATGGCCAACCGCCTTGAGCGGGAATTCCTGGTTCACGCAGAAGCCATAAACCGCATGGCCAAGCGCTTTGAGGCTACACCGAATGTATCCCGGGAAGTCTGGGAGCAGGACGCCCGCAACTACCTGTCTGATTTCGGTGTCTACCAGGCAATTGAGTGGATTGACCGGAATTACACGGTCCGCTGGCTGGAGCCATACGAGGGCAACGAAGAGGCCATTGGCTACAACGTGGCCTTCTCCCCTGACCGACTGGCATCCCTGCAAGAAGCCCAGGCCACCGGAAATCTCGATATTTCCGGCGTCATAGACCTGAAGCAGGGCGGCAAGGGCATGGTTATCTACGCTCCGATTTTCAGCAGCGAGGCCAACAACGGCTTCATCGCCGGTGTATTCCGCATGGAAACCCTGGCCAGGCACCTTGTTACCAGCCGCACCCTGGACTCTTTCCGGATCGACATCAGGGACGGCGGCAAACCGGCTTATGAGCTCAACGGTTCAACCAACACCGATCCCGGCTTTTCCCGTACTCTGGACATCGACCTGCCAACCATCGACTGGACACTGACCGTCACCCCCTCTGTGTCCTGGGTTGAGGACCAGCGCAGCAACTGGCCGTTCGTGACGTTTATCATCATGCTGTGTATGGGGGTGTTGACCAGTCTCACCACCTTGCTGGTACAGCAGATTCTCAAACGCAATCAGGCATTGCTGAAAACCCGTCGGGAGCTGGATGCAGAAATCAGTCAGCGCCAGGCGGTACAGCAGGACCTGGCGCGGCTTGAGACCACTGACACACTGACTGGCCTGGCCAACCGCCGCTTTTTCATGGAAGACCTGACCCACACCCTGAGCATCGCTGATCGGCAGATGCGCCAGGTGGCCCTGGTGATGATCGACCTCGACCGCTTCCAGATGCTCAACGACTCCCTCGGTCACCAGTTCGGAGACGAATTGCTGATCAAGGTGTCCGAACGCCTCAACGCCCTCAGCGACGAAAGGATCATGGTTGCCTACTCTGGCGGCGACGAGTTCATGATCTGCCAGCAGCACTTGGAAGACATCGACGACGTTATCAACCTGCTGGGTCAGATCAAGCAATGCTTTGAAGCGCCCTTTGATGTTCAGGGCGAAAGGCATGGCATCACCGCTACCATGGGGGTGGCAGTATATCCCCAGAGCGGGCTGGACGCCGACACCCTGATGCGCAATGCGGACGTGGCGCTGTACCGGGCCAAGGAGCAGGGCCGCAACACCTATCAGTTCTATACCGAGGGCATGCAGGACCGGGAGGTCATGCGCCTGGAGCTGGACAAGGACCTGGACCACGCCCTGGCCAACGACGAATTCGTGCTTTACTTCCAGCCCCAGCTGGATCTTAACGACTCTTCCATCAACAGCGTGGAAGCCCTGATTCGGTGGCAGCATCCCCGCCGCGGCCTGTTACCGCCGATCGACTTCATACCACTGGCCGAGGAAAGCGGGCGCATTACCGATATCGGCCGCTGGGTGGTCAGGGCGGCCTGCCGGCAGCTGGCGAAATGGCAGAATGGCCCTTACGCCAACCTGCGCATCGCGGTTAATCTGTCAGGCCGGGAACTGGATGATGAGAGTATTGTTGACCATATTCAGGAGACGCTGGAATCCCATGGTGTTCCCGCGGATCGACTGGAAGTGGAGCTGACTGAAGAGATCTTTATCCAGAACATCGAGCACAATCTCAACCAGCTCTCCAAGCTCCACAAACTGGGTGTGCACCTGGCCATCGATGACTTTGGCGTTGGCTATTCCTCGCTGGGTTACCTGCGGGATTTCCCGGTTGACCTGCTGAAAATCGACCGCTCCTTTATTACCGATGTCACCGAGCGCCACGACGACGCGGTGATTACCCGGGCAGTGATCAACCTGGCCCACAACCTGGGCATCCAGGTGGTGGCCGAGGGGGTGGAAACCCGGGAACAGCTCAATTTCCTGAAGAATCACCGCTGCGATCTGATCCAGGGCTACCTGATCAGCCGTCCGATTCCCGCCGCCGAACTGGAAAAGGCATTGAGCTCTGGCGTGCTGAATGTGGATACGCCGGTCGGTACCTGA
- a CDS encoding heavy metal translocating P-type ATPase, translated as MNEKVALHPALSISGASCQGCVRKIREALEPLTGSADRVEVNLEEQTVALPDGIDTAEAAGIVTEAGYPASPLEASSAAEPASEDDHCHVDSKQAQTETRQQSDQDTGKGESAGNDDQIHLAVTGATCASCVNTIEKALKSVDGITGAHMNLADNTATATGHADPQVLIKAVESSGYGASVIEDPDAADDRKQQEDRRQYKTLLVKMAISLSLGLGLMIWGMGFGSMMVTADNQMTWLVLGVLTLGVMIGTGGHFFTGAWKAFRHHNANMDTLIALGTGTAWAYSIVVASIPEALPEMARHVYFEASAMIIGLINLGQALELRAKGKTSEAVRRLLDLRAKTARVIRDGEEQDLPVEQVRAGDHIRVRPGESLPVDGEIIEGSTRIDESMLTGEPMPVSKREGDEVSAGTLNTHGSIIYKATHVGSETALAQIIRLVKKAQGSKPAIGRLADKISSVFVPSVMLIAVVSALVWYNVGPEPAVVHMMVAATTVLIIACPCALGLATPMSVMVGVGKAAEYGALIRQGDALQTAGKLDLVILDKTGTITEGHPAVTRFHATDDNTGRLLALAAGLEQHSEHPLAEAIMAKAKDENASPENITGFEALNGKGVKGELDGQPVRLGNRRWLEGEGVNLADLQQEADAITSEAGTPLFLALGNEAVGVIGVADAVKQDSRDAIRRLHDAGIRVMMVTGDVDATAKAIAQKTGIDEYRAEVLPEDKATIVSEMRGKGYTVAMVGDGINDAPALAAADVGFAIGTGTDVAIESAGITLMRGSLHGVADAIEISRATVRNIHQNLFGAFIYNSMGIPVAAGLLYPLWGMLMSPILAGAAMSLSSVTVVTNANRLRLFKTSNKAGKEGNE; from the coding sequence ATGAATGAGAAAGTCGCACTACACCCGGCGCTGTCTATTTCCGGCGCGTCCTGCCAGGGCTGTGTTCGCAAGATTCGTGAGGCGCTGGAGCCGTTGACCGGCAGTGCCGACCGGGTTGAGGTGAACCTGGAGGAGCAGACGGTTGCCCTGCCCGATGGCATTGATACTGCCGAGGCAGCCGGCATTGTCACGGAAGCCGGTTATCCCGCCTCACCTCTGGAGGCCTCCTCTGCCGCTGAACCGGCGTCGGAGGATGACCATTGCCATGTCGACAGTAAACAGGCTCAAACCGAAACCCGGCAGCAGTCCGATCAGGACACGGGTAAAGGGGAGAGCGCCGGGAATGACGATCAGATTCATCTGGCGGTTACGGGTGCTACCTGTGCTTCCTGTGTGAACACCATTGAAAAGGCCCTGAAATCGGTCGATGGCATTACCGGTGCCCATATGAACCTGGCGGACAATACCGCCACGGCCACCGGACATGCTGACCCCCAGGTACTGATTAAAGCAGTGGAAAGCTCCGGCTACGGGGCCAGCGTGATCGAAGACCCGGATGCGGCAGATGACCGCAAGCAGCAAGAGGATCGCAGGCAGTACAAGACACTGCTGGTGAAGATGGCTATCAGTCTGAGTCTCGGCCTGGGCCTGATGATCTGGGGCATGGGCTTTGGTTCCATGATGGTCACCGCCGACAACCAGATGACCTGGCTTGTCCTGGGTGTCCTTACCCTCGGTGTGATGATCGGTACCGGCGGCCACTTTTTCACCGGGGCCTGGAAAGCGTTCCGCCATCATAATGCCAACATGGATACCCTGATTGCCCTGGGTACCGGCACGGCCTGGGCCTATTCCATTGTGGTAGCCAGTATCCCCGAAGCGCTGCCGGAAATGGCGCGGCATGTGTATTTTGAAGCCTCGGCGATGATTATCGGCCTGATCAATCTGGGCCAGGCGCTGGAGCTGCGAGCCAAAGGCAAGACCTCGGAAGCCGTGCGACGGCTGCTGGATCTGCGGGCAAAAACCGCCCGGGTTATCCGTGACGGCGAGGAGCAGGATCTGCCGGTAGAGCAGGTCAGGGCCGGCGATCATATCCGTGTGCGCCCCGGTGAAAGCCTGCCGGTGGACGGGGAGATCATCGAGGGCAGTACCCGCATCGATGAGAGCATGCTCACCGGTGAACCCATGCCCGTCAGCAAGCGCGAAGGTGACGAGGTGTCTGCCGGCACCCTGAATACCCATGGTTCGATTATCTACAAGGCCACCCACGTGGGCAGCGAAACCGCCCTCGCCCAGATCATTCGCCTGGTGAAGAAAGCCCAGGGCTCCAAGCCCGCCATCGGGCGCCTGGCAGACAAGATTTCCTCGGTGTTTGTGCCCAGCGTGATGCTGATTGCCGTGGTGTCCGCCCTGGTCTGGTACAACGTCGGGCCGGAACCGGCGGTGGTTCACATGATGGTAGCGGCTACCACGGTGCTGATTATTGCCTGTCCCTGTGCTCTGGGCCTTGCTACTCCCATGTCGGTCATGGTGGGTGTCGGCAAGGCCGCAGAATACGGCGCCTTGATCCGTCAGGGCGATGCTCTGCAAACCGCAGGCAAGCTGGATCTGGTGATACTGGACAAGACCGGCACCATTACCGAAGGCCATCCGGCCGTTACCCGTTTTCATGCAACGGACGACAATACGGGCAGATTGCTGGCCCTGGCCGCTGGCCTGGAACAGCACTCGGAACACCCGCTGGCGGAAGCCATTATGGCGAAAGCCAAGGATGAAAATGCCAGCCCGGAGAACATCACTGGCTTCGAGGCCCTCAACGGCAAAGGCGTGAAGGGCGAGCTGGACGGCCAGCCTGTGCGCCTGGGCAATCGCCGCTGGCTGGAAGGCGAGGGTGTGAATCTGGCAGATCTTCAGCAGGAAGCGGATGCCATTACCTCCGAGGCCGGAACTCCGCTGTTCCTGGCCCTGGGTAACGAAGCGGTGGGTGTCATCGGTGTTGCCGATGCGGTCAAACAGGACTCCCGGGATGCCATCCGCCGCCTGCACGATGCCGGCATACGGGTCATGATGGTCACCGGCGACGTGGACGCCACCGCCAAAGCCATCGCGCAAAAAACCGGGATTGATGAATACCGCGCCGAGGTGCTGCCGGAAGACAAGGCCACCATCGTCAGCGAGATGCGTGGCAAGGGCTATACCGTGGCCATGGTCGGCGACGGTATTAACGACGCCCCTGCCCTGGCCGCAGCGGACGTCGGCTTTGCCATTGGCACCGGAACCGATGTGGCCATCGAAAGCGCCGGCATCACGCTGATGCGCGGCTCGCTTCACGGCGTAGCCGATGCCATTGAGATATCACGGGCGACTGTTCGTAATATCCACCAGAACCTGTTTGGTGCTTTTATATACAACTCCATGGGTATACCGGTGGCAGCCGGGCTGTTATACCCTCTGTGGGGCATGTTGATGAGCCCGATACTGGCCGGCGCTGCCATGTCGCTGTCCTCGGTTACGGTGGTCACCAACGCCAACCGGCTGCGTCTGTTCAAAACCAGTAATAAAGCCGGCAAGGAGGGGAACGAATGA
- the folX gene encoding dihydroneopterin triphosphate 2'-epimerase, giving the protein MTAVTGDHQATVRIKDLLLRAYIGIKDEEINNRQDVLINVRLTYNAADAINQNDIRAALNYRTITKQIISHVDGNRFALLERLTHEVLSIVMEHEAVRWAAVEIDKPHALRYAESVSVCLEAHRAT; this is encoded by the coding sequence ATGACTGCAGTAACCGGAGATCACCAGGCAACCGTGCGTATAAAGGACCTGCTGCTACGCGCCTATATCGGTATCAAGGACGAGGAAATCAACAATCGGCAGGATGTACTGATCAATGTCCGGCTGACCTACAATGCCGCGGACGCCATCAACCAGAACGATATCCGTGCAGCACTGAACTACCGCACCATTACCAAGCAGATCATCAGCCATGTAGACGGCAACCGCTTTGCCCTTCTGGAGCGACTGACCCATGAAGTGCTCAGTATTGTTATGGAGCATGAGGCAGTCCGCTGGGCGGCAGTGGAAATCGACAAGCCCCATGCGTTACGCTACGCGGAATCGGTGTCCGTCTGTCTCGAGGCACACCGGGCCACCTGA
- a CDS encoding MerR family DNA-binding protein, whose amino-acid sequence MKVKEIAIGAGVNPDTVRFYTREGLLKPTRNPDNNYQLYDAEDLRRLRFARKARQLGFSLPEIRQILDQAEDHHSPCPMVRDVFQQRLAEVEREIAELQQLRGRMTAALSAWQNMPDGTPDGHTICQLIEHWDEPVPETGNKE is encoded by the coding sequence ATGAAAGTTAAAGAGATTGCTATAGGTGCGGGGGTCAACCCCGATACCGTCCGGTTTTATACCCGGGAAGGGTTGCTGAAGCCCACCCGGAATCCGGACAACAACTATCAGCTGTACGACGCAGAAGACCTGCGGCGATTACGTTTTGCCCGCAAAGCACGGCAACTCGGTTTTTCACTGCCGGAAATCCGGCAGATTCTGGATCAGGCGGAGGATCATCATTCGCCCTGCCCCATGGTCCGGGACGTGTTTCAGCAGCGGCTGGCGGAGGTGGAGCGTGAGATTGCGGAACTGCAGCAATTGCGTGGACGAATGACGGCTGCTTTATCCGCCTGGCAGAACATGCCGGATGGCACGCCGGACGGCCATACGATTTGCCAGCTGATTGAACACTGGGACGAACCGGTCCCGGAAACAGGTAACAAGGAGTGA
- a CDS encoding CoA-binding protein has protein sequence MSRNNPEQLRRILETVRTIALVGASDKSNRPSHEVMAYLQGRGYRVIPVNPRLAGKTVLGETVYPDLASVNKPVDMVDLFLAPDRTDPVIDAAIKQQIPVIWMQLGVINEEGAVRAEEAGVTVVMDKCPKQEIPRLGIPPVTQPAT, from the coding sequence ATGTCCCGTAATAATCCCGAACAGCTACGCAGAATACTCGAAACCGTCCGCACCATTGCGCTGGTCGGCGCCAGCGACAAGTCCAACCGCCCCAGCCATGAAGTGATGGCCTATCTCCAGGGTCGGGGGTACCGGGTGATACCGGTCAATCCCAGGCTCGCTGGTAAAACGGTGCTCGGCGAAACCGTCTATCCCGATCTTGCTTCCGTCAACAAGCCCGTGGACATGGTAGATCTTTTCCTTGCGCCTGATCGCACCGACCCGGTCATAGACGCCGCCATCAAACAGCAGATTCCGGTAATATGGATGCAGCTCGGCGTTATCAATGAAGAGGGCGCGGTGCGAGCGGAAGAGGCGGGTGTCACCGTGGTTATGGACAAATGCCCCAAGCAGGAAATACCACGCCTTGGCATACCTCCTGTGACACAACCGGCGACATAA